The Aythya fuligula isolate bAytFul2 chromosome 7, bAytFul2.pri, whole genome shotgun sequence genome has a window encoding:
- the MARVELD1 gene encoding MARVEL domain-containing protein 1 → MARTAPPAAPPPPGPPARGSLSLHRAYLRSPLGLLRLGQLVMGAAFWVTVAAHKYEGAAHFALFAAVLVWLLTLALFGLSLLGRWALVPWLGSRWLLTNLLHDLALAVGLYAAATGIMGYKAGRKSYCNLPGYSQQCLYGAYLSASVCGAVTACLYLFSGLYCLSRRCRDQRDII, encoded by the coding sequence ATGGCCCGCAccgctccccccgccgccccgccgcccccggggccgccggcCCGCGGCTCGCTCAGCCTGCACCGCGCCTACCTGCGGagccccctggggctgctgcgcCTGGGGCAGCTGGTGATGGGCGCCGCCTTCTGGGTCACCGTGGCGGCCCACAAGTACGAGGGGGCGGCCCACTTCGCCCTCTTCGCCGCCGTCCTCGTCTGGCTCCTCACCCTGGCCCTCTTCGGCCTCAGCCTGCTGGGGCGCTGGGCGCTGGTGCCCTGGCTGGGCTCCCGCTGGCTGCTCACCAACCTGCTGCACGACCTGGCGCTGGCCGTGGGGCTCTACGCGGCCGCCACCGGCATCATGGGCTACAAGGCCGGGCGCAAGAGCTACTGCAACCTGCCGGGCTACAGCCAGCAGTGCCTGTACGGCGCCTACCTGAGCGCCTCCGTCTGCGGGGCCGTCACCGCCTGCCTGTACCTCTTCTCCGGGCTCTACTGCCTGTCACGGCGCTGCCGGGACCAACGCGACATCATCTGA